Within the Clostridia bacterium genome, the region TTTTTGAGAGATGCTATATTTATTTATACGGGTAGAAAAGGACAATAATATGGATTAAAGTAAGATATTGATACTGATATTTTACAAAATATATTACTTGTATAAACAAGGAAAAAGTATTAATAAAGTTATTAATTATATAGAATATTTCCTAAAACTAAGGCACTGAAGGATCAGTGCCTTTTTCTTTATCAAAAATATAATATAAGATTTGGATAAATGGTTATATCCTGATACAAAACATGTAGAGGATGTACATATGGAGATTTGTTTCAGGATCCAAAACTAACAAAAATTTTTTAATAGCAAATAAAATAGAATATATATTATAATAACAATGTATTAGCAAATAACAAAATTGCAATTATTATATTGGAGGAATATTTTATGCAAAATGGAAAGCCAGATTGGCTAAAAGTGAAATATTGTAGTGGTGCGCAAACGGACACTGTGAGAGGACTATTAAATAGGCTTTCTCTACATACAGTGTGTCAAGAAGCTAATTGTCCCAATTTAATGGAATGCTTTAGTAAAAAAACTGCTACTTTTATGATTTTAGGTAGTAAATGTACTAGAAATTGTAGATTTTGTAATATAACAAAGGGGAAACCCGAGATTGTTGATGAAGAAGAACCCATTAATGTTGCTAACGCTGTTAAAGAGCTAGGGCTAAAATATGTAGTAATAACATCTGTCACTAGGGATGATTTAGATGACGGTGGTGCAGGTCATTTTGTTCAGGTAATAAAAAGCATAAAAGAAATGAATAAAGATACAATCGTTGAGGTTCTTATACCAGACTTCAAAGGAGATGAATCAGCACTAAAAAAGGTAGTAGATGCTAAACCGGAGGTAATAAATCATAATGTAGAAACTATACCTAGGCTTTATTCAACAGTTAGACCAATGGCTATATATAAAAGATCATTAAAATTAATTGAAAATGTAAAAATAATGGATAAGAACATTTTAACCAAATCCGGAATCATGTTAGGACTTGGAGAAAGGGAAGATGAAGTAGTGGAACTTATGAATGATTTGCTAGAAGTAGATTGTGATATGTTAACCATCGGTCAATATCTGGCACCTTCCAAGAAACATCATCCTGTTATTGAATATATTCATCCAGACCAATTTGAAAGATATAAGAAAATTGGAATGGATCTGGGATTTAGATTTGTTGCATCGGCACCCTTGGTGAGAAGTTCTTACAATGCACAAGAGGTAACCAGAATGATAGCAAAATGATAGGGACGGTGCCTTTTTTGTACTAAAATATGGTATAAATTCTTTTCTAGTGTTATNNNNNNNNNNNNNNNNNNNNNNNNNNNNNNNNNNNNNNNNNNNNNNNNNNNNNNNNNNNNNNNNNNNNNNNNNNNNNNNNNNNNNNNNNNNNNNNNNNNNTAAGCTCAACGGGGATATACCATATAATGATAAGAGGCATCAACAGAGCAACGATATTTAATGATAAAGTCGATAAGAATAAATTCATAGAAATCATAGCAAAAACAAAGGAAGAAACAAAATTTGAATTATACGCCTACTGTTTGATGGACAACCATGCACATTTTTTAATAAAAGAAAAAGATATCTCTATCAGCAACATAATGAAGAAGATATGTGGTAAATATGCGATTTGGTTTAACAATAGACATCAAAGAGTAGGACATTTGTTTCAAGACAGATTCAAAAGTGAATGCGTAGAAACAGAAGCTTATTTAATTTCGGTAGCAAAATATATATTAAATAATCCAGTTAAGGCTAATATAGCAAAGGAAGCAGAAGGTTATATTTGGAGTAGTTATCACGAATATATAAATAATAAAACATTAACTGATACAGGTTTTTTGTTAAGCCTTTTTAGTGATGATCAGATAAAAGCGAAAAAATACTTTATCGAAGAATTGAAAAAGGAAGATATAGAAGCTATCAATTTAACTATAGATAGGGTTAGAAGAACAGATCAGGAGGCAAAAGAAATAATAGATAAAGAAATGAAATTATTAGGAATACAAACCATTGAAAAAATAAATTCTGAAGAAAGGATTTTATTAGTAAAAAGGTTGAAAGCAAAAGGGCTAACTAATAGACAAATAATAGGAATAACGGGATTGAGTAGAAACAAAGTAGTTGGAATATAATGGATTAAAAAGTAACCGTCCCTTTAAAACTTTTGAAAGAGAGAAGTTTATTTTTAACTTCTCTCTTTTTTATTGTTAGTAGGGAATGAAGCGAGAGGTTTGTGACAAGCGAAACGTCCCCGTGGCATATTTTTACCAGCTTCGGGAGCTGCCGCCACCGCCGCCGGAGCCGCCACCCCCGCCAAAGCCGCCTCCACCTCCGAAGCCACCGCCGGAGCCTCCACCCCAGCCGCCGCCTCTCGGGCCTCCTCTATTGAATAGCAGTACGTAAAATATAAATCGCAAAATTCTTCCCTTAAAAAAAATTCCGTCAAAAAATAAGAACAATAACAATATGATGAGAGCAATTTTGCCGTTGTCAGATTCTACTGAAGGATATGTTTGCGGGTCTATATCCTGCATATCTTCGGGTTCAATGCTATATTCCTCATAAACCTCCAGCAGTAGGACTTTGTATCCTTCCAATATCCCTTTGGAGAAGTTTCCTTGTTTATAATAGGGCAACATGTAATCATCTTGAATCCTTCCTGTCTTTCCGTCAGGGAGAGCCCCCTCTAATCCGTACCCTACTTCAATTCGAGATAAACCATCGTTTACTGAAAGGAGTATCAATACTCCGTTGTTTTTCTCTTTATCCCC harbors:
- the lipA gene encoding lipoyl synthase encodes the protein MQNGKPDWLKVKYCSGAQTDTVRGLLNRLSLHTVCQEANCPNLMECFSKKTATFMILGSKCTRNCRFCNITKGKPEIVDEEEPINVANAVKELGLKYVVITSVTRDDLDDGGAGHFVQVIKSIKEMNKDTIVEVLIPDFKGDESALKKVVDAKPEVINHNVETIPRLYSTVRPMAIYKRSLKLIENVKIMDKNILTKSGIMLGLGEREDEVVELMNDLLEVDCDMLTIGQYLAPSKKHHPVIEYIHPDQFERYKKIGMDLGFRFVASAPLVRSSYNAQEVTRMIAK
- a CDS encoding transposase, which produces SSTGIYHIMIRGINRATIFNDKVDKNKFIEIIAKTKEETKFELYAYCLMDNHAHFLIKEKDISISNIMKKICGKYAIWFNNRHQRVGHLFQDRFKSECVETEAYLISVAKYILNNPVKANIAKEAEGYIWSSYHEYINNKTLTDTGFLLSLFSDDQIKAKKYFIEELKKEDIEAINLTIDRVRRTDQEAKEIIDKEMKLLGIQTIEKINSEERILLVKRLKAKGLTNRQIIGITGLSRNKVVGI
- a CDS encoding TPM domain-containing protein — protein: MKNKLFSLVILLLLVLTPMTALANPEDTPQPTDDFYVNDYAGVLDEETKQYIMTQNLKLNQLTGAQIVVLTVDTLNDQPLENYSLNILREWGIGDKEKNNGVLILLSVNDGLSRIEVGYGLEGALPDGKTGRIQDDYMLPYYKQGNFSKGILEGYKVLLLEVYEEYSIEPEDMQDIDPQTYPSVESDNGKIALIILLLFLFFDGIFFKGRILRFIFYVLLFNRGGPRGGGWGGGSGGGFGGGGGFGGGGGSGGGGGSSRSW